One segment of Polyangiaceae bacterium DNA contains the following:
- a CDS encoding endonuclease/exonuclease/phosphatase family protein — MQNSRCRLCFPVLTFLMFAACSGDPAVGTSSGGGGSGTGSDSAGGVSSASSASSTSSTSSGGGQGGQGGGGSQSGLSMLSLNLHCLRLDGTVYATNAERFAAIAKLAADRDIAVLALQEACERPGEKAIDMLRAALEQATSSTWTSSWAFAHVAWEGTPDQANEGVGLLVRGVSSSPAELQHAVQGALRRVALSSTLSPELFGLRVTSVHFEVFETAAREGQAREVAAAALVDTAPSFSAIVAGDFNDVEGSATHAAFPAMGYVVADAGLDPTGIDHIMIHRAAKLRPVAVEKVFLGAEAVSDHPGIFARFEVAPGDVVTSTRITAKADPGANHFISLRGDTAPLSWSAGFPMRRTVPGEWAFVTTELGSDFEFKVLVDDTTWQTGPNVPGKSGMDQVVTPAF; from the coding sequence ATGCAAAATTCCCGGTGTCGTCTCTGCTTCCCGGTTTTGACGTTTTTGATGTTCGCCGCGTGCAGCGGCGATCCCGCCGTGGGCACGTCCTCGGGCGGCGGCGGTTCGGGCACCGGAAGCGACAGCGCTGGGGGCGTCTCGAGCGCATCGAGCGCATCGAGCACGTCGAGCACGTCGAGCGGCGGCGGCCAAGGCGGCCAAGGCGGCGGTGGATCCCAAAGTGGCCTCTCCATGCTCTCGCTCAACCTGCATTGCCTGCGCCTCGACGGGACGGTGTACGCGACGAACGCCGAGCGATTCGCGGCCATCGCGAAGCTCGCCGCGGACCGCGACATCGCCGTGCTCGCCTTGCAAGAGGCTTGCGAGCGGCCCGGGGAAAAAGCGATCGATATGCTGCGCGCCGCGCTCGAGCAGGCGACGTCGTCGACCTGGACCTCGTCCTGGGCTTTCGCGCACGTTGCATGGGAAGGCACCCCGGATCAGGCCAATGAGGGCGTGGGCTTGCTCGTGCGGGGCGTTTCGTCGAGCCCGGCAGAGCTCCAGCATGCGGTCCAGGGCGCATTGCGCAGGGTCGCCCTCTCCTCGACGCTTTCGCCCGAGCTTTTCGGCCTGCGCGTGACGAGCGTCCATTTCGAGGTCTTCGAGACCGCCGCGCGGGAAGGACAAGCGCGCGAGGTCGCCGCCGCGGCGCTCGTCGACACGGCGCCTTCTTTTTCGGCCATCGTGGCCGGCGATTTCAACGACGTGGAGGGCAGCGCGACGCACGCGGCTTTTCCTGCCATGGGTTATGTCGTCGCCGACGCGGGGCTCGACCCGACGGGCATCGATCACATCATGATTCACCGCGCGGCGAAGCTCCGCCCAGTTGCGGTGGAAAAAGTTTTCCTCGGCGCCGAGGCCGTCTCCGATCATCCGGGGATTTTTGCCCGCTTCGAAGTCGCGCCCGGCGATGTGGTGACCTCGACGCGCATCACGGCGAAGGCCGATCCGGGGGCGAACCATTTCATCAGCTTGCGCGGAGACACGGCGCCGCTCTCCTGGAGCGCGGGTTTTCCCATGCGCCGTACGGTGCCGGGGGAATGGGCGTTCGTCACGACCGAGCTCGGGAGCGATTTCGAATTCAAGGTGCTGGTGGACGACACGACCTGGCAAACGGGGCCGAACGTGCCTGGAAAGAGCGGCATGGATCAGGTGGTGACGCCGGCATTTTGA